Proteins encoded by one window of Aspergillus puulaauensis MK2 DNA, chromosome 4, nearly complete sequence:
- a CDS encoding ankyrin repeat domain-containing protein (COG:K;~EggNog:ENOG410PNF0;~InterPro:IPR002110,IPR020683,IPR036770;~PFAM:PF13857,PF12796,PF00023,PF13637,PF13606;~TransMembrane:1 (o267-283i);~go_function: GO:0005515 - protein binding [Evidence IEA]), translating to MYLTVHNTPSLQYYLSMLHNNQTVLPTEILLLIARLLNPWDLINLAIAIPGLDHQYKPKYWLPIRDTHGNTLLHICAAHGLDNFLISLFEKKFDLNVTNQHGYTALHSACQHGYESSARLLLNAATSSSGPDPNTPTIGGTTALHLAVKAGNLPTIQLLIDRGADLFACSSGGYTALHWAVDSGHDRVVDLLLSRAEAVLSEQDDLGRTALHLAAWQGRGEIVQRLLEAGADPGVRDRDGYTPADLAGQSRQGDVVWGLRKLDSPRFVQFVSSIIYSVVYGIMRRG from the coding sequence ATGTATCTAACAGTCCATAATACACCGTCATTGCAATACTATCTCTCCATGCTGCACAATAACCAAACAGTCCTCCCCACcgaaatcctcctcctcatagcccgcctcctcaacccatGGGACCTCATAAACCTCGCAATCGCCATCCCAGGCCTCGACCACCAATATAAACCAAAATACTGGCTTCCAATCCGAGACACACACGGAAACACTCTCTTACACATCTGCGCCGCGCACGGGCTAGACAATTTCCTCATCTCCCTGTTTGAAAAGAAATTCGACCTGAATGTAACAAATCAGCACGGCTATACTGCCCTCCACAGCGCCTGCCAGCATGGCTATGAGAGCTCTGCCAGGCTTTTACTGAATGCAGCCACTAGTAGTAGTGGGCCAGATCCCAACACGCCAACTATTGGGGGTACGACTGCACTGCATTTGGCAGTCAAGGCGGGAAACCTGCCGACTATCCAGTTGTTGATTGATAGAGGGGCTGATCTGTTCGCGTGCAGTTCGGGGGGTTATACTGCGTTGCACTGGGCTGTGGATTCTGGACACGATCGTGTCGTTGACCTGTTGTTATCTCGTGCTGAAGCTGTCCTCTCGGAGCAGGATGATTTGGGGAGGACGGCTTTGCATTTGGCAGCCTGGCAGGGACGTGGAGAGATTGTGCAGCGGCTGCTcgaggctggtgctgatcCTGGAGTCCGGGATCGCGATGGTTATACGCCAGCGGACCTTGCTGGTCAGTCGAGGCAGGGAGATGTTGTTTGGGGATTGCGGAAATTGGATAGTCCTCGTTTTGTTCAGTTCGTTTCCTCCATTATATATTCTGTTGTATATGGAATTATGAGGCGGGGTTGA
- a CDS encoding uncharacterized protein (COG:E;~EggNog:ENOG410PHHD;~InterPro:IPR013057;~PFAM:PF01490;~TransMembrane:11 (i53-70o76-98i130-153o159-180i187-210o230-251i263-285o305-326i347-368o380-401i413-436o)) codes for MSVPEAPQPVPRDIEIYNDTTDTEKQFQKGSVPEDDPFGNEETGEVKYRVMKWWQAGMLMVAENISLGILSLPSAVAVLGIVPSFLILLGLSGISWYTGYIMGQFKLRFPQVHSMGDAGQLLMGPFGRELFYFGQILFIIFLMASHILTFSVLFNTITNHGTCTIVFGVVGLVVCCICALPRKSGKVFYMSVASAISILVATIVTMIAIGVEAPDDVQNDITTSPSFADAFLAVTNIVFAYIAHVSFFGIMSEMEDVREFPKALAMLQVVDTIMYIVTAMVIYCYAGPDVASPALSSAGPLMKKVAYGLAIPTVVVAGVVFGHVACKYIYVRIFRGERSHHMHQNSVLALGTWVAIALTTWTIAWIIAESIPVFNDLLSLISALFGSWFSYGLPAIFWIVMNKGQWFANWKKTALFVTNLVILGIACAICGLGLYVSGKSINESSSSSTWTCANNAT; via the exons ATGAGCGTCCCCGAAGCACCCCAGCCTGTCCCGCGGGACATCGAGATCTACAATGACACGACAGACACCGAGAAGCAGTTCCAGAAAGGTTCTGTTCCTGAAGATGATCCGTTTGGGAATGAAGAGACCGGAGAGGTCAAGTATCGAGTTATGAAGTGGTG GCAAGCTGGAATGC TTATGGTCGCTGAAAACATCTCGCTTGGTATTCTGTCTCTTCCATCCGCTGTTGCAGTCCTTGGAATTGTCCC ATCGTTCCTTATTCTCCTCGGTCTTTCCGGTATCTCATGGTACACGGGCTATATCATGGGCCAGTTCAAGCTGCGCTTCCCCCAGGTGCACAGTATGGGTGATGCCGGCCAGCTTCTTATGGGTCCGTTCGGCCGCGAGCTGTTCTACTTCGGCCAGATCCtgttcatcatcttcctgaTGGCCAGTCACATCCTCACCTTCTCCGTGCTtttcaacaccatcaccaaccacgGAACCTGCACGATCGTCTTCGGAGTAGTCGGCCTGGTGGTGTGCTGCATTTGCGCCCTTCCGCGTAAATCCGGAAAGGTGTTCTACATGTCCGTCGCTTCTGCTATCAGTATCCTCGTCGCTACTATCGTCACCATGATCGCCATTGGAGTCGAGGCCCCAGACGATGTCCAAAACGACatcaccacctccccctcctttGCCGACGCCTTCTTGGCCGTTACCAACATCGTCTTTGCCTACATCGCCCACGTGTCCTTCTTCGGAATCATGTCTGAAATGGAGGATGTGCGCGAATTCCCAAAGGCCCTGGCTATGCTCCAGGTTGTCGATACCATCATGTACATCGTTACAGCTATGGTGATCTACTGCTATGCAGGCCCTGACGTGGCCTCTCCGGCTCTGTCATCGGCTGGTccgctgatgaagaaggtcgcCTACGGCCTCGCCATTCCAACC gtcgtcgtcgccggtgTAGTCTTCGGCCACGTTGCCTGCAAATACATCTACGTCCGGATCTTCCGCGGCGAGCGCTCGCACCACATGCACCAAAACAGCGTGCTCGCCCTGGGCACCTGGGTGGCCATCGCTCTAACGACCTGGACAATCGCGTGGATCATTGCCGAGTCGATCCCCGTATTCAACGACCTCCTCAGTCTGATCAGCGCCCTGTTCGGCAGCTGGTTCAGCTACGGACTGCCCGCGATCTTCTGGATCGTCATGAACAAGGGCCAGTGGTTTGCCAACTGGAAGAAGACCGCCCTGTTCGTCACTAACCTGGTTATCCTGGGCATTGCCTGTGCTATTTGTGGGCTGGGCTTGTATGTCTCGGGCAAGTCGATCAATGAGAGctcgtcttcttctactTGGACTTGTGCCAACAATGCCACTTAG
- a CDS encoding flavin monoamine oxidase family protein (COG:H;~EggNog:ENOG410PH96;~InterPro:IPR001613,IPR036188,IPR002937;~PFAM:PF01266,PF13450,PF01593;~go_function: GO:0016491 - oxidoreductase activity [Evidence IEA];~go_process: GO:0055114 - oxidation-reduction process [Evidence IEA]): MATQDGFYLENSNGILRRGLKCAGVITPPQNVTARQSTFDVIVVGAGYAGLTACRDLCTSGFKVLLLEARDRIGGRTYTVDVGGHLYEMGGTWVHWNQPHVYREMSRYRMTSLSTSHIENSAGHNYHSTVFQGKTTRMDPETAHNLTEKAFRMLCDVDGKLGRRVMPYPHDPHYSPDAKEWETMSVAQRLEQIKADLTAEEVSLLKSSLSSICGAGMDKAGFFDVLRWWALGGYTMDGVYETGDQFKIAAGQSSFARCFFDEAMRTNNLTYAFNTTITSVQDQENRVVVNGNWSAKRVICTVPLNVLHKVRFEPTLSPNKMAVANINQGAKFHLEVAGPALRSWSGAAWPVKRLCHGSGDGLTPEGNTHLVFFGSNKDFNSPELDGHDFVADCKDLHDMDVKKTIWHNWSKDPFAEGAWCMFAPDSSFQHLKALQQRAGNVVFANSDWAVGWRGFIDGAIERGALAAYDVSLDLRPPEIESKI; the protein is encoded by the exons ATGGCTACCCAGGACGGCTTCTACCTCGAGAACAGCAATGGTATTCTCCGTCGCGGTCTCAAATGTGCTGGTGTCATCACACCCCCACAAAATGTCACCGCCAGACAATCCACTTTCGACGTGATAGTCGTGGGCGCTGGTTACGCAGGCCTGACAGCGTGCAGAGACCTTTGTACATCCGGATTCAAGGtgctccttctcgaagcGCGAGACAGAATCGGCGGGCGAACCTACACCGTGGATGTTGGCGGACACTTGTATGAGATGGGGGGTACCTGGGTTCACTGGAATCAGCCCCATGTATACCGCGAGATGTCTCGTTACCGCATGACGTCGCTCTCTACCAGCCACATTGAAAACAGCGCAGGGCACAATTACCATTCTACCGTCTTCCAGGGCAAGACTACGAGAATGGACCCTGAAACGGCG CACAACCTGACTGAAAAAGCGTTCCGGATGCTCTGCGATGTCGATGGAAAGTTGGGTCGGCGAGTCATGCCCTATCCACACGATCCACACTATTCCCCGGACGCCAAAGAGTGGGAGACCATGTCAGTTGCGCAGCGGCTCGAGCAGATAAAAGCAGACCTGACGGCTGAGGAGGTCTCCTTGCTGAAATCAAGCCTGTCTTCGATTTGTGGAGCCGGCATGGACAAAGCTGGCTTCTTTGACGTTCTCCGGTGGTGGGCTTTAGGGGGATACACAATGGACGGAGTATATGAGACCGGGGATCAATTCAAAATTGCAGCCGGACAGTCCAGCTTCGCCAGGTGCTTCTTTGACGAGGCAATGAGGACGAACAACCTCACCTACGCGTTCAATACAACCATCACGTCAGTTCAAGACCAGGAGAACCGCGTTGTGGTCAACGGCAACTGGTCTGCGAAAAGAGTCATCTGCACTGTTCCGCTGAACGTCCTGCACAAAGTCAGATTCGAGCCGACTCTCAGCCCAAACAAGATGGCAGTCGCCAATATCAACCAGGGTGCAAAGTTCCACCTTGAAGTGGCTGGGCCTGCGCTCCGATCATGGTCTGGTGCAGCCTGGCCCGTCAAAAGACTCTGCCATGGATCTGGAGATGGCTTGACTCCGGAGGGCAATACTCATCTCGTTTTCTTTGGATCGAACAAAGATTTTAATTCTCCTGAGCTAGATGGTCATGACTTCGTTGCTGATTGCAAAGATCTGCATGATATGGATGTCAAGAAGACG ATATGGCACAATTGGAGCAAGGATCCCTTTGCAGAAGGTGCATGGTGTATGTTCGCCCCGGACTCCAGCTTCCAGCACCTCAAGGCGCTTCAGCAGCGAGCTGGCAACGTCGTTTTCGCAAACTCGGACTGGGCAGTGGGTTGGCGGGGGTTTATTGATGGTGCAATCGAACGAGGCGCACTGGCTGCTTACGATGTCTCTTTGGATCTTCGTCCGCCAGAGATCGAGTCCAAGATATGA